From a region of the Tachypleus tridentatus isolate NWPU-2018 chromosome 1, ASM421037v1, whole genome shotgun sequence genome:
- the LOC143246201 gene encoding eukaryotic translation initiation factor 4E type 2-like, which yields MNNKFDALQNEDGEDESVQLSTEIQDVRQVKKEPLPPDPGEHRLQFSYAFWYCRQPRLRSYDQNLKMIGTFNTVEKFWSFYSHLVRPSELTGQIDFHLFKEGIRPMWEDEANRNGGRWVLRLRKGLASRCWENLILAILGEQFMVGEEICGAMLSVRSQEDGISVWNKTANDNATTIRIRDTLKRVLNLPPSTHMDYKMNSESLR from the exons atgaataataaatttgaCGC ATTACAAAATGAAGATGGTGAAGATGAGTCTGTACAACTCTCTACAGAAATACAAGATGTGAGACAG GTGAAAAAAGAACCACTGCCACCAGATCCAGGTGAACATAGACTTCAATTCAGCTATGCATTTTGGTATTGTAGACAACCTCGTTTACGAAGTTATGATCAAAACTTAAAGATGATTGGTACCTTTAATACT GTTGAGAAATTTTGGTCATTTTACAGTCACCTTGTTAGACCATCTGAACTAACTGGTCAGATTGATTTTCATCTCTTTAAGGAAGGAATCAGGCCCATGTGGGAG gaTGAAGCCAACAGAAATGGTGGTCGTTGGGTGTTAAGATTAAGGAAAGGGTTGGCGTCACGTTGTTGGGAAAACCTGATTCTAGCTATCTTAGGTGAGCAGTTCATGGTAGGAGAAGAAATATGTGGAGCTATGCTGTCAGTCCGCTCTCAA GAGGATGGTATATCAGTTTGGAACAAGACAGCTAACGACAATGCCACCACCATCAGGATTCGAGATACTTTAAAGAGAGTGTTGAACTTACCGCCCAGTACACATATGGATTACAAAATGAATTCTGAGAGTCTCAGATAG